A region from the Metarhizium brunneum chromosome 7, complete sequence genome encodes:
- the PATG gene encoding 6-methylsalicylic acid decarboxylase, translating into MSAIPKVNVHHHIMPPQLRGVDEGLKGMKVPDWSVSSDEAFNKSVNVHSAIFSVSTPGVTFISDPEESAKVARAMNEYSASLRDQNPSNGFFATLPSLEHTDLVLREIRYAFDTLHADGVTLFTSYATPGGYLGHPEYVPVWEELNRRNAVVFVHPINHKDSVYWDERLPMPAFDWPHETGRTAMDLILKRRPQQFPNVKIILSHGGGTLAALVTRACMIELPEFGGVMSAEDIVSQAKSFYSDLALSGSNEMLPLILGFAKKSHLLFGSDFPHATAPFSQKFTKFIDEFPMDDDARKEIYHGAAEKLFPRLKGKFAA; encoded by the exons ATGTCTGCCATCCCCAAAGTCAATGTCCACCACCACATTATGCCTCCTCAGCTTCGCG GCGTGGATGAAGGGCTGAAGGGCATGAAAGTCCCCGACTGGAGCGTTTCCAGCGACGAGGCCTTCAACAAGTCCGTGAATGTGCATTCGGCAATCTTCTCCGTCAGCACGCCAGGTGTCACCTTCATCTCCGACCCAGAGGAGAGCGCCAAAGTCGCGCGGGCCATGAACGAGTACAGCGCCTCGCTTCGTGACCAAAACCCTTCCAATGGATTCTTTGCGACGCTCCCCTCTCTCGAGCATACTGATCTTGTGCTGCGCGAGATTCGCTATGCTTTCGACACCCTACACGCAGACGGTGTCACCTTGTTTACCAGTTATGCCACCCCGGGCGGATACTTGGGCCACCCAGAGTATGTCCCCGTATGGGAGGAACTCAATCGCCGCAACGCAGTCGTCTTCGTCCACCCCATCAACCACAAGGACTCGGTGTACTGGGACGAGAGACTGCCGATGCCTGCCTTTGATTGGCCCCACGAGACGGGACGCACAGCCATGGACCTGATCCTCAAACGACGCCCGCAGCAGTTTCCCAATGTCAAGATCATACTGTCTCATGGCGGTGGTACCCTGGCGGCGTTGGTCACGCGGGCTTGCATGATAGAGCTCCCCGAATTCGGTGGCGTGATGAGCGCCGAGGACATTGTTAGCCAGGCAAAAAGCTTCTACTCTGACCTTGCACTCTCGGGAAGCAATGAAATGCTCCCCCTGATTCTGGGATTCGCCAAGAAAAGCCATCTTCTCTTTGGCAGTGATTTTCCACATGCCACGGCCCCATTTAGTCAGAAGTTCACCAAGTTTATTGACGAATTCCCCATGGACGATGATGCGAGGAAAGAGATATATCACGGGGCTGCGGAGAAGTTGTTTCCAAGACTGAAAGGAAAGTTTGCGGCGTAA